Below is a window of Candidatus Dependentiae bacterium DNA.
GTCTTGGAATGGCGGTTCATCTTTGAACTCTAGTTCGCCACTCTTTGCTGCCGGCTTCTTTTTTGCTGCAGCTGGCATTTCGTCATAATCAACATCGATTTCAGCTGTCGCTGCCGCTTGCACGCTATCGTTGCCGCGTGATGCTGGGCGCATTGATCGCTCACCAGTTTCAGCATCAGCGCCGCCGCCGTTGCCCAGGAATACAACGCGATCTGCAACGATCGAATATTTATTGCGCTTCTGGCCTTCTGGAGATTCCCACGTATCAAACTTTAAACGTCCTTCAACAAGCACTGCGCGGCCTTTTGCCAAGAATTGACGGCAGCTTTCTGCTTGCGCACCAAAAACATCAGCATCAATGAAGCACACTTCTTGCACCATCTGCCCAGATTGTTTGTTGCGATACTGGCGATTTGAAGCTAAGCCTAATTGGCACACCGCTTGCCCGGATGCTAATTGTTTAAATTCAGGATCACGAGTCAAATTACCCATAATAATAATACGATTATATCCAGCCACGAGATGTCCTTTCCGAAACGACAGCAAAAATCATTTATAATTAAATTTGATAATACCAGAAAAAAAAAATTACTTAAGATAACGGATTGTTATATACATTGCTTTTTTAATTGATCTCGTTTTTTTTGCAGATCTTCTTTACTAGGATTTGCAAAAAGGCGCTCACCCTCAATTAAATCTTGCAGCTCCTGCATAAAGGTTTGATTTAATCGCGCACACGCAAGAATGGTATCGTTATTTTGTTTAATTAATTCTCCGTAAAGCTGCCCGATCTCATCCTTAAGAGCGCCAACGCGTTCTTTCTTTGGTGCAGGTGCATTGCTCACCAAAAGGCCTACCGCAAAAACAGGAATAATTAATCGACGCATGCTGATCTCCTTAACTTCATGGCTTGAACTGCGTAGGAAAAAAGAGCTACCAGAGAAAAAAATGCAGTAATGAGCACAAGCAGATAAGTGCCCTGAAAGAAACTATTTTTTACTAATGCACTCATGAGAACCACCATAAGAATCGTTTGCATTCCCATAGCAAGTTTTCCCCACACATCCGCTTTAATCGTCGCACCCTTTGTGAAAAACAAGTAAGATGCGCCGCCGATAAGCGTACATTCTTTTATAAAATATAGCATAAAAAACCAAACCGGGAGTTGCTGCGTAGAAAAAGTAAAAAAAATAACGAGCGCTCCGATCAAAAGTTTATCTGCAAGTGGATCAAGCAACGCTCCAATTATTGTTTGTTGTTTGAGGTATCGGGCAAGCATCCCATCAAGCACATCACTGAGCGCGGCGCATATAAAAAAAATAAACGCACGCAGATACAAGTGATCATGCAATGCATACATAATAAACGGAATGAGTGCAATGCGAAAAAGCGTAATCATTGTTGGCAATGTACACCATGCGTACAAATTGAGCTGTTTATCACCCATTAATTTCATATCGCAATTCCTTGAGGCATTCGGGAAATGGTGCCACTTCCAATGCATACAGCTTCATCATAAAATACGGCAAATTGGCCTGGAGCAATTCCCTGATCGCGCCCTTCAAGCTGCACGAATGCGCCCTTCTTTTCGCGATTATAGTCGACGCGTGCTTTATAAAGTTGAGCGCCGTGCCGCATTTTTACTAAAAATTCTTTCTGTTCAGGATCTCTTCCAGAAATCCAATGGCAATCGCCAACATAAAATGAATTTCGTTCTTTTTCAGCGCTGTGATAATTTTTAGAAATAAAGACGATATTTTTTTCAGGATCTTTATCGGCAACATACCAAGGACCGCCAGCGAGCCCCAATCCCTGCCGCTGCCCAATAGTATAAAACCAAAATCCTTTATGAACGCCCACCGGTTTTCCGGTTTCAAGCTCAACCAATGCTCCATCTTTTTCACCCAGATGATGGCGCAGAAATGCGGCAAAATCCAGCGTTCCTAAAAAGCAAATCCCTTGGCTATCTTTGCGCGTTTTGTTGGGCAAATCGAATTTTTCAGCGAGCGCACGCACTTCATTTTTTTGCAAGTGCCCGATAGGAAAAAGTGCACGGCTTAATTGTTCTTGGCTTAAATGCGAGAGAAAGTAGCTTTGATCTTTAATAGGATCAGGTGCACGGCTCAGAATGAATACCCCATTTTCTTCGTGTACTTGAGCATAATGCCCTGTGGCCACCTTATCAAATGAATTATCAATTTTTGAAAAAAAAGCACCAAACTTTATTCGTTGATTGCATAAAATATCGGGATTTGGGGTATTTCCCATTTTCACCTGGGAGATCGTATAAGAAACCACTTGATCCCAGTACTCTTTTTGCAAAGAAATAACTTCAAGCGGCACGTTAAGCTGCGCACAAACTGCCTGAACGTACGATAAATCTTCTTCCCATGGGCAGTTTCCCAAGAAAGAAAGCTCATCCTCAAGCCAGATTTTTAAATAAAAAGCGGTCACCGCATGCCCCTGATCACGCAACAATTTGAGCGCAACCGAGCTATCAACCCCGCCAGATACTAGAACCGCAATATTCATCCAAAAAGCCCTTAATCAACCCCACACACGGCCTTTAGGCCGTGGTTTGCGGGGACCCCGGAAAAACATTTTCCACGCTCATCTACGGCCTCACACCCGAAGTTTTCTGGGGAAAAATAAATCAATTACTATCTTAGAATAGCGCAAAAACTAAAAAAAATCAGGCGGATTACAAATTCCGCCCCTGCCCTTAGCGGGCCAATGTATTGATTTATCCTAGCCGATTTTACTAGATTTCCAGTGATTATAAGAGTAAAAATTCTCATTTTTATAAACGGAGGAATGTATGAAAAAATTATGTGCAATTGCACCGTTGCTTCTTTTGATGGCTGGCTTGAACAGCATGGCCCCAGACCAACAAAAAGCCCATGGTGCAGTAATTCTTGAAGCTCAGCGAATTCTTTGCGCAACGTATGCAGATGATGCATTGAATGTCAGTACCTCGCAACCAGCGGCGGAAATAAATAAAAAATATGCCGAACTCATTGCGCTGTTCGATAATTATGTCACCAAATATGCTCGCGATCGTGAATTAAGCATGATTGTTAAAGAAGCTGCCTCGGTGCTTGAAAGCGCAAAGCAGTCGCTCGCTATCAAGGGCGCAAAACCGTTCGTTCCATTCTCGGCCGAAAAACTTGCTGCTAATCAGGATACTCAAAAAATTTTTAATGCAGAAAATTTTAAAAAACTAGGCTTTCGCCAAGCATGCATTGATAAATTATTTCCCGCAAAAAAGCCAGTCAACCCTTCAACGCTTCTTTACGAAAAAATAGTGAGCGCTGCACCTTACGAAATCTACCAACAGTTTAATAACCTGAGCATCCCAGCATTTGCTGTAGACTCTTTTAGCAGATCTGGCATCCAGAAAGAAGATTTTGATAAATGGGCGAACTACGCGCAAGCGGCTAATGGATACGTTACATCGCAAATAAATAAGGGAGCAGCGGCAAAGGGCTATGCTCTTCAAGTTACATCGCTGAATGACATTCTTTCGTTAGTGAAAAACACCGCTCAAAAATTGAAAGACAAACAAATCGGCGCAGCGCGCAAACAAGAAACCGAAAATGAGTTACGAAAAAAACTTCAAGAAGCTTCGCTGATTGAAAAAACAACGTTTGATTCTATCGCACGGCAAAATCCAGCACCAGCCGATTGGATCGCCAAAGCTGACAGTTCAAAACTTATGATCCAAACAGATACAAAGGGAAGCATTTCATACGGTTCATTCTTTTCACAATGGGATAAGCTGCAACAAGGAACAAAAGGCCGCGTATTCACTGATAGCGATTTTATGAACTTCTTAAAGGAAAATGGCATCACGAGCAAATATAAGTTTGCGGACGTAGCCGATACGCTCGATCAAGTTGTTTATCGTTTGCAAAAAGATAATGAAAAATTGAGCAAAGAGATCGAAACCAGCTGGTTTGGCAACGACGGCAGAAAAAAGAAAATTGAAAGTAATTTAAACTTTATCAACACAGCTCAAGCAATTATAAAACGAATTCGCGGCATCTATCCAAGCGCTTCATCACTTCAAATGGCGCAAATATCTACCACAAAAGACAAAGTGGGCACGATTCTTTATGCACAAGCAAGCATTTATCAAATTGCGCTCAATAAATTGATGAAAGAAGTTCAAGCCTTATAAAAAATAAAGGGGCCGGTTTATCGCCGGCCCCTTTTAATTCCTTAATAAGCAAGTTTTTTATGCTTCCATATTCTTTTTAAAAACAGCAATTGCTAAAGAAATCGTTTGAGCATCATTCTTCTTTTTTAATTCTGGACTATTAGGGCACGCATTAGTTTTATTTAGGTAACAGCTCATATTCGCATTGTATATTTCCTGAGCCTTTTTATCGAATTTATAAATCTCATTTTCGATTTTTTGTCTACTCGGCATAAAAACAACTTGCTTAGGATTACTAAGAAATACAATCTCCCCGGCCGATTTCCAATAAGTAGCGACACGCGAGAAACTGCCATAAAACGCATCAACATCCGATTTTTCAATTGAATCAGCAATAGCTAATTTATCTCTTTTCCACGGATCGATTTCATTCCTGTTCAAATAGCTCATAGAAAAAAGCGGCACTTGAATGAACATTAATCCAATAAATAAAATTTTTGATATCTGCATAATCGACACTTTCAATTTTATTTTACTGACTACTTTTTGCACGATTCTTGATGAAGCTCATTTGCCAACTGAGTAGAATAGCTTTCAGTTGTATTTCTTATCTTCTGGGCATCGCGAATAATCTTTGGATATTTTAACCAGTAAGCACCATAACCCATAGCGCACGTCAATCCAATCGCGCCAAGTGGATTTAGATAACCAGCAGTAATTCCCGATACAAGAAAATCACCAAAAACTGGAGTTTTGTATATTCCTGTCAACATATCCCATAATGGTTCCGGAAATCTTGAGTCATAGATCCCGTCGCATGTCATGCCAATGGCCGCACCAACACCAAATAGTGATGCAACAGTCACTAAAGAATATGCGCCAATTCTTCTTAATCTGCCCGGTGCATTTTCGGTTTTGCAAGTTTCGTATATCGTTCGGGCCTTATCAGTGTATTCTTGCGCTTGCTCATATACCTTTGTTTTTCTTGGATTTGTTTCAAAATAAGCTTTCATAAGAATTGTTGGCTTTTCAGTTGCCAAACTTACCTGAAGATTAGTGTTTTTTATGGCACCATCCATGGCGTTCTTAAAATTCTGAAACCGTAGATTGAACTTCGGTACATCAGTCTCATCAATAGAAGTTTTAAGCAAATTATTCTGCTCTAACGACCAGTGTTTTGCTGGTTCACTATTCATTGCATTCAGCTGTGCAACAGTAAAAATCGCAGTGAATATAACGCTATTTATTTTTCTAATCATTTTGAACTCCATCTTATAAAAAACCACAATTTCTTCCATACTTACTTATACTAACAAAATAACGTATTTATTCAAGCTGAATTTAAAATGATTTTTTATAGTAGAATAATTAAAAAGCCAAAAAATGTAATAATGAATTCATAAATTAATTTAACCTGCGATACAAACCTGGCTCGTTTTATATCGCACATACACAATCGCCCAGCAATTGACAACTTGTAATTATCTGGCATTCTTATCGTATATACTTTTATTGAATGCGAGGACCCTATGAAGTTTTTATCAGTTTTATTTATGATACTTTCCCTGACCGGTTTTTCTTTGAATGCGATGGAAGGAGCAAAACCAGCTTATTTGTATAAGGAACATTTCCAAGCACAAATTCAAACCACTCGAACGGCATTTAAAGCAGCAATCGAAAATGCAAAAAAAGAAAATCAAATTATTTCAGAGGATGCTCTGCTCGCTGTACCAGAATTGCAACAAGATACCATTCAAGCACAGCTCTCCGCGCTAAAAGATAACGCAAAAAATAATATTATTGTATCGCACGCTGGACAAAAAAACGCAATAGCAGAAGCACTTTATAAAGAACTTTCAAAAAAAGATTCAATTGCATCGGTTACCAATGCGCCAAAAGATTCGATAGATATTTTAATCGCCCCGCATTCGCTTTATAGCGAAATGCAATCTATATTCAATGCATCAGAAAAATTACTTGCCACCAATGGCTCTAGCATTGAACAGCATCCCCTCTTTAACTATTTTGCCGCATTAAAAAAAGATGGTGTTTTTGTAATCAGTCTTTTAAGTGGGCCAACGATCCAAAACTTCACCGATTTATTATTGGGTAAGCACGATCTTGAATTGAGCAAAGCACATGCAATTTCCGAGCCGAACGTTAAAATTTTTAATAACGTAGAAACCTTCTTCCGCTGCTTAGATATCTTTAAAAGATATTATGAAGAAAAAACAAGTAATACGATTAATTGCGATTTATCATTCTCATCAGTACGCACGCCTCTTAAAACATTTTGTGAAGCGCTTGTAAAACAATATCCAGAACTCAAGAATATGAATGCTGAACAACTTGAACCATTTATACGATTACTCGCTGTATTTAACATTAATCAGGTAATAACCGATTTAAATATCACTTTAAAATTATCTCTCAAACCAAAATCAACCGAATCTAAAGTTTCATTTAAGCCGATTGGCTTGAATCTTGAAAGTTCTGAACAATCAAACTCAAACGACATTTCATTTGCGCAACAAAATCTTGATAAACAAATTCAAAATTTAGATGGCAGTGAATTATCCATGCCATACATCAAAGATGCAGATGGTGCGCAGCAATTTAAAGCAATGAAATCAATCCTAGGTAGAAAAA
It encodes the following:
- a CDS encoding CDP-alcohol phosphatidyltransferase family protein, whose protein sequence is MKLMGDKQLNLYAWCTLPTMITLFRIALIPFIMYALHDHLYLRAFIFFICAALSDVLDGMLARYLKQQTIIGALLDPLADKLLIGALVIFFTFSTQQLPVWFFMLYFIKECTLIGGASYLFFTKGATIKADVWGKLAMGMQTILMVVLMSALVKNSFFQGTYLLVLITAFFSLVALFSYAVQAMKLRRSACVD
- the ssb gene encoding single-stranded DNA-binding protein; amino-acid sequence: MAGYNRIIIMGNLTRDPEFKQLASGQAVCQLGLASNRQYRNKQSGQMVQEVCFIDADVFGAQAESCRQFLAKGRAVLVEGRLKFDTWESPEGQKRNKYSIVADRVVFLGNGGGADAETGERSMRPASRGNDSVQAAATAEIDVDYDEMPAAAKKKPAAKSGELEFKDEPPFQDDLPF
- the mnmA gene encoding tRNA 2-thiouridine(34) synthase MnmA gives rise to the protein MNIAVLVSGGVDSSVALKLLRDQGHAVTAFYLKIWLEDELSFLGNCPWEEDLSYVQAVCAQLNVPLEVISLQKEYWDQVVSYTISQVKMGNTPNPDILCNQRIKFGAFFSKIDNSFDKVATGHYAQVHEENGVFILSRAPDPIKDQSYFLSHLSQEQLSRALFPIGHLQKNEVRALAEKFDLPNKTRKDSQGICFLGTLDFAAFLRHHLGEKDGALVELETGKPVGVHKGFWFYTIGQRQGLGLAGGPWYVADKDPEKNIVFISKNYHSAEKERNSFYVGDCHWISGRDPEQKEFLVKMRHGAQLYKARVDYNREKKGAFVQLEGRDQGIAPGQFAVFYDEAVCIGSGTISRMPQGIAI